A region of Sugiyamaella lignohabitans strain CBS 10342 chromosome A, complete sequence DNA encodes the following proteins:
- the SSB2 gene encoding Hsp70 family ATPase SSB2 (Cytoplasmic ATPase that is a ribosome-associated molecular chaperone; functions with J-protein partner Zuo1p; may be involved in the folding of newly-synthesized polypeptide chains; member of the HSP70 family; SSB2 has a paralog, SSB1, that arose from the whole genome duplication; GO_component: GO:0005737 - cytoplasm [Evidence IEA,IEA]; GO_component: GO:0005737 - cytoplasm [Evidence IDA] [PMID 11914276]; GO_component: GO:0005886 - plasma membrane [Evidence IDA] [PMID 16622836]; GO_component: GO:0005844 - polysome [Evidence IDA] [PMID 1394434]; GO_component: GO:0005844 - polysome [Evidence IDA] [PMID 16413483]; GO_function: GO:0005524 - ATP binding [Evidence IEA]; GO_function: GO:0016887 - ATPase activity [Evidence IDA] [PMID 9860955]; GO_function: GO:0000166 - nucleotide binding [Evidence IEA]; GO_function: GO:0051082 - unfolded protein binding [Evidence IDA] [PMID 9670014]; GO_process: GO:0051083 - 'de novo' cotranslational protein folding [Evidence IDA] [PMID 9670014]; GO_process: GO:0042149 - cellular response to glucose starvation [Evidence IGI] [PMID 19723765]; GO_process: GO:0002181 - cytoplasmic translation [Evidence IMP,IPI] [PMID 1394434]; GO_process: GO:0006364 - rRNA processing [Evidence IGI] [PMID 20368619]; GO_process: GO:0006450 - regulation of translational fidelity [Evidence IMP] [PMID 15456889]; GO_process: GO:0006950 - response to stress [Evidence IEA]; GO_process: GO:0000054 - ribosomal subunit export from nucleus [Evidence IGI] [PMID 20368619]; GO_process: GO:0006412 - translation [Evidence IEA]; GO_process: GO:0006452 - translational frameshifting [Evidence IMP] [PMID 16607023]): MTTAGDGTFPGAIGIDLGTTYSCVATYDSAVEIIANEQGNRVTPSFVAFSDKERLIGDAAKNQAALNPKNTVFDAKRLIGRRFDEDSVQKDIKTWPFKVIDSNGNPFIEVQYLEETKTFSPQEISAMVLTKMKEIAEAKIGKKVEKAVVTVPAYFNDSQRQATKDAGAIAGLNVLRIINEPTAAAIAYGLGAGKTEEEKHVLIFDLGGGTFDVSLLQIQGGVFTVKATAGDTHLGGQDFDTNLLEHFKTEFKKKTGQDISEDARALRRLRTAAERAKRSLSSVTQTTAEIDSLFGGEDFSVNITRARFEALNDALFKSTLDPVARVLKDAGIEKSKVDEVVLVGGSTRIPKVQKMLSDFFDGKQLEKSINPDEAVAYGAAVQGAILTGQATSEETQDLLLLDVVPLSLGVAMEGNIFAPVVPRNTTVPTLKRRTFTTVEDHQTTVQFPVYQGERVNCAENTLLGEFDLKGIPPLKAGEPVLEAIFEVDANGILKVTAVEKSTGRSANITISNAVGKLSSDDIEKMINDAENFKSADEAFSKRHEAKQHLESYVSSIEASITDPGVAAKMKRGAKDRVETALSDALAALEIKDSTADDLRKAELNLKRVVTKAFATR; the protein is encoded by the coding sequence ATGACTACTGCTGGTGACGGAACTTTCCCTGGTGCTATCGGTATCGATTTGGGTACCACCTACTCGTGTGTTGCTACCTACGACTCTGCTGTCGAGATCATTGCCAACGAGCAAGGTAACCGTGTTACTCCTTCGTTCGTTGCTTTCTCTGACAAGGAGAGACTTATTGGTGATGCCGCTAAGAACCAAGCTGCTCTTAACCCCAAGAACACTGTCTTCGATGCCAAGCGTTTGATTGGTAGACGTTTTGATGAGGACTCTGTTCAAAAGGATATCAAGACTTGGCCTTTCAAGGTTATCGACTCTAACGGTAACCCCTTTATTGAGGTCCAATACCTCGAGGAGACCAAGACTTTCTCTCCCCAAGAGATCTCCGCCATGGTTCTTACCAAGATgaaggagattgctgagGCCAAGATTGGCAAGAAGGTCGAGAAGGCCGTTGTCACTGTCCCTGCCTACTTCAACGACTCTCAAAGACAAGCTACCAAGGACGCTGGTGCCATTGCTGGTCTTAACGTTCTCCGTATCATTAACGAGcctactgctgctgccattgccTACGGtcttggtgctggtaagaCCGAGGAGGAGAAGCACGTTCTCATTTTCGATCTTGGTGGTGGTACTTTCGATGTCTCCcttcttcaaatccaaGGTGGTGTCTTCACTGTCAAGGCTACTGCCGGTGATACCCACTTGGGTGGTCAAGATTTCGATACCAACTTGTTGGAGCACTTCAAGACCGagttcaagaagaagactggTCAAGACATCTCTGAGGATGCCCGTGCCCTCAGACGTCTCcgtactgctgctgagcGTGCTAAGcgttctctttcttctgtCACTCAAACCACTGCTGAGATCGACTCTCTTTTCGGTGGTGAGGACTTCAGCGTTAACATCACTCGTGCCAGATTCGAGGCTCTTAACGACGCTCTTTTCAAGTCTACTCTTGACCCTGTTGCCCGTGTCTTGAAGGATGCTGGTATTGAGAAGTCCAAGGTCGATGAGGTCGTCCTTGTCGGTGGTTCTACCCGTATCCCCAAGGTCCAAAAGATGCTTTCCGACTTCTTTGACGGTAAGCAACTTGAGAAGTCCATCAACCCTGATGAGGCTGTTGCCTACGGTGCTGCTGTCCAAGGTGCTATCTTGACTGGTCAAGCCACCTCTGAGGAGACTCAAGACCTTCTCTTGCTCGATGTTGTTCCTCTTTCTCTTGGTGTCGCCATGGAGGGTAACATTTTCGCTCCTGTTGTTCCCAGAAACACCACTGTCCCCACTCTTAAGAGACGTACTTTCACCACTGTTGAGGACCACCAAACCACTGTTCAATTCCCCGTCTACCAAGGTGAGCGTGTCAACTGTGCTGAGAACACTCTTCTCGGTGAGTTTGACCTCAAGGGAATTCCTCCTCTCAAGGCTGGTGAGCCCGTTCTTGAGGCCATCTTCGAGGTCGATGCCAACGGTATCCTCAAGGtcactgctgttgagaagTCCACTGGTAGATCTGCCAACATCACTATCTCCAACGCTGTTGGTAAGCTCTCTTCTGACGATATCGAGAAGATGATCAACGACGCCGAGAACTTCAAGTCTGCTGATGAGGCTTTCTCCAAGAGACACGAGGCCAAGCAACACCTTGAGTCTTACGTTTCCAGCATTGAGGCTTCTATCACCGACCCTGGTGTTGCTGCCAAGATGAAGCGTGGTGCCAAGGACCGTGTTGAGACTGCTTTGTCCGATGCTcttgctgctcttgagaTCAAGGATTCCACTGCTGATGACTTGAGAAAGGCCGAGCTTAACCTTAAGCGTGTCGTCACCAAGGCTTTCGCCACTCGTTAA
- the MSS4 gene encoding 1-phosphatidylinositol-4-phosphate 5-kinase (Phosphatidylinositol-4-phosphate 5-kinase; involved in actin cytoskeleton organization and cell morphogenesis; multicopy suppressor of stt4 mutation; GO_component: GO:0005634 - nucleus [Evidence IDA] [PMID 9624177]; GO_component: GO:0005886 - plasma membrane [Evidence IDA] [PMID 9624177]; GO_function: GO:0016308 - 1-phosphatidylinositol-4-phosphate 5-kinase activity [Evidence IEA]; GO_function: GO:0016308 - 1-phosphatidylinositol-4-phosphate 5-kinase activity [Evidence IDA] [PMID 9624177]; GO_function: GO:0016308 - 1-phosphatidylinositol-4-phosphate 5-kinase activity [Evidence IDA] [PMID 9624178]; GO_function: GO:0005524 - ATP binding [Evidence IEA]; GO_function: GO:0016301 - kinase activity [Evidence IEA]; GO_function: GO:0000166 - nucleotide binding [Evidence IEA]; GO_function: GO:0016307 - phosphatidylinositol phosphate kinase activity [Evidence IEA]; GO_function: GO:0016740 - transferase activity [Evidence IEA]; GO_process: GO:0031321 - ascospore-type prospore assembly [Evidence IGI] [PMID 19502581]; GO_process: GO:0046488 - phosphatidylinositol metabolic process [Evidence IEA]; GO_process: GO:0046854 - phosphatidylinositol phosphorylation [Evidence IDA] [PMID 9624177]; GO_process: GO:0046854 - phosphatidylinositol phosphorylation [Evidence IDA] [PMID 9624178]; GO_process: GO:0016310 - phosphorylation [Evidence IEA]): MGNLGRLDPNFRFPLEGGLAYHRYSLIRSNSGEREENGMESPLVCTLVRSTHRVRRRPVLGDVRRRGSVSNSGSAPHSPVGSVVSTESDETLDVSAAAESHEAVNIGDVVSSESNETVAIEIPTSAESPEGVDIGEKADCKEVENTPSNIIETDGRESLETIKEEESQKEEEVKVVENYKQPSLVTRALASYDQFKLPRLPKSNDSYCHGSLANIEQETPPPVKLSAFNCFKKFITGASSHSPADSVDSVESNVTLGAPEEVNCNEFKSSPYIGDDPEYDTLSDWSPTDFEKEERLRAVSEYDELFAESGEVELMWEAPADAWSFYDAPTPADVEETDDSSDVKKMNSFEENISLLTSLLEEIDGHKAMVQRSIDTGIPIVSHQTWAEAEAYMADPTGAAPIEPQSPVCSDSSFAESDSSLASSEPESQATVFDNISVEEVRKSKTPRLFTRVKAMATSVMRKVASRKTTSISRSTLMFNGVKTATYANPPCEDGLSDFTLESKNYRLDGGAILEVHSPIVYQNIRSICGIDHHRFLNSFVVQSEVNETKSPGQSGSDFLFTSDGKYIIKTIRRKEHKVIANSDFLADYYENIMAQPDTQLPYYLGHYTILLNGKRSHFVVMENLLHKKTKLVYDLKGSSHGKRAGVRENNSGRVVCKDLDWTDKDQALHSDGDQRESSYCINFKMMLAYWKNITL, translated from the coding sequence atgggTAATTTGGGCCGTCTTGACCCCAATTTTCGCTTCCCTCTTGAGGGTGGGCTTGCGTATCACCGCTATTCTTTGATCCGTTCTAATTCGGGTGAAAGGGAGGAAAACGGTATGGAATCCCCTTTGGTTTGTACTTTGGTTAGATCTACTCACCGAGTTCGTCGTCGTCCTGTATTGGGTGACGTTCGTCGCCGGGGCTCTGTTTCCAATTCTGGTTCAGCTCCTCATTCACCCGTTGGTTCTGTTGTTTCTACCGAGTCGGATGAGACTCTTGATGTTTCAGCTGCCGCTGAATCCCACGAGGCAGTTAATATTGGTGATGTTGTCTCTTCTGAATCAAATGAGACCGTTGCAATTGAAATCCCCACTTCTGCTGAATCCCCCGAGGGAGTTGACATTGGTGAAAAAGCTGATTGCAAGGAGGTTGAGAATACTCCCTCTAATATTATTGAGACCGATGGTCGTGAGTCCCTTGAGACTATTAAGGAGGAAGAATCCCaaaaagaggaagaagttAAGGTTGTTGAGAACTACAAACAACCTTCTTTGGTTACTCGTGCTTTGGCCAGCTATGATCAGTTTAAACTTCCCCGTCTTCCCAAATCGAATGACTCTTATTGCCATGGCTCCTTGGCCAACATTGAACAGGAGACCCCTCCTCCTGTCAAGCTTTCTGCTTTTAATTGTTTCAAGAAATTTATCActggtgcttcttctcattcacctgctgattctgttgaCTCTGTTGAGTCTAATGTGACACTAGGAGCCCCCGAGGAAGTCAATTGCAATGAGTTCAAGAGCTCACCCTACATTGGTGATGATCCTGAGTATGACACCCTCTCAGACTGGTCGCCTACTGATTTTGAGAAGGAGGAGCGTCTTCGTGCTGTCTCCGAGTACGATGAATTATTTGCCGAGTCAGGAGAAGTTGAGCTTATGTGGGAAGCCCCCGCTGATGCTTGGTCATTTTATGATGCTCCCACTCCCGCTGACGTTGAAGAGACTGACGACTCATCTGAtgtcaagaagatgaaTTCCTTTGAGGAAAACATTTCATTGCTTACTAGTCTCCTTGAGGAGATTGATGGCCACAAAGCCATGGTTCAAAGATCTATTGACACTGGTATCCCAATTGTATCCCATCAAACTTGGGCTGAGGCAGAGGCTTACATGGCCGATCCTACCGGGGCCGCTCCTATCGAGCCCCAATCTCCAGTTTGCTCTGACTCTTCATTTGCTGAGTCGGATAGTTCTTTGGCTTCATCCGAGCCTGAATCTCAAGCAACTGTTTTTGACAACATTTCAGTTGAGGAAGTCAGAAAATCCAAGACACCACGCTTGTTTACAAGAGTCAAGGCAATGGCCACTTCTGTTATGAGAAAGGTTGCATCTCGTAAAACCACTTCCATTTCCAGATCCACTCTCATGTTCAATGGTGTTAAAACAGCTACTTATGCTAACCCACCTTGCGAAGACGGACTCAGCGACTTCACTTTGGAGAGTAAGAATTACAGACttgatggtggtgccaTTCTTGAGGTCCATTCGCCAATTGTTTACCAGAACATTCGCAGTATTTGTGGAATTGACCACCATAGGTTTTTGAACTCTTTTGTTGTGCAGTCTGAGGTTAATGAAACCAAATCACCTGGACAATCCGGCTCTGACTTCCTTTTCACTTCGGATGGCAAGTACATCATCAAGACTATCAGGCGCAAAGAACACAAAGTCATTGCTAATTCTGACTTCTTGGCTGACTATTACGAAAATATCATGGCCCAGCCTGATACTCAGCTCCCTTATTATCTGGGACATTACACCATTCTTTTGAATGGGAAGAGATCTCATTTTGTAGTCATGGAGAATTTGCTTCACAAAAAGACTAAGCTGGTCTATGATCTCAAAGGATCCAGCCATGGGAAACGAGCCGGAGTAAGAGAAAATAATTCTGGCCGTGTGGTATGCAAAGATCTCGATTGGACTGACAAGGATCAGGCTCTACATTCAGATGGAGATCAACGAGAGTCCAGTTATTGtatcaacttcaaaatgATGTTGGCTTATTGGAAGAACATAACATTATGA
- the RFT1 gene encoding Rft1p (Membrane protein required for translocation of Man5GlcNac2-PP-Dol; required for translocation of Man5GlcNac2-PP-Dol from the cytoplasmic side to the lumenal side of the ER membrane but is not the flippase; mutation is suppressed by expression of human p53 protein; essential gene; GO_component: GO:0005783 - endoplasmic reticulum [Evidence IEA]; GO_component: GO:0005789 - endoplasmic reticulum membrane [Evidence IEA]; GO_component: GO:0005789 - endoplasmic reticulum membrane [Evidence IGI,IMP] [PMID 11807558]; GO_component: GO:0016021 - integral component of membrane [Evidence IEA,IEA]; GO_component: GO:0016021 - integral component of membrane [Evidence ISM] [PMID 12192589]; GO_component: GO:0016020 - membrane [Evidence IEA]; GO_function: GO:0034202 - glycolipid-translocating activity [Evidence IDA] [PMID 18597486]; GO_function: GO:0034202 - glycolipid-translocating activity [Evidence IDA] [PMID 18668045]; GO_function: GO:0034202 - glycolipid-translocating activity [Evidence IMP] [PMID 19494107]; GO_function: GO:0005319 - lipid transporter activity [Evidence IEA]; GO_function: GO:0003674 - molecular_function [Evidence ND]; GO_process: GO:0008643 - carbohydrate transport [Evidence IEA]; GO_process: GO:0034203 - glycolipid translocation [Evidence IGI,IMP] [PMID 11807558]; GO_process: GO:0006869 - lipid transport [Evidence IEA]; GO_process: GO:0006810 - transport [Evidence IEA]) — protein MYGGTSLAGMPSPYLGHNRDHSRGRGETSPDGASGDGSAGSPYRNSWTPGSVNQVDSSYKQYLPVPIPPITTNNLDSNAGGHSGSSLSPNGYAGLALSTSLGSGGSGVGIGSGSTYSPGASPGTSPNTGNGPFPPMPNPYSHNRGRSTGTLPSIYMPPPPPPSTSAISPSAPLYRKHSRKKSSQVLVPPIQVSRRRSVRHSSTSNATVGDVVPPDSTHSVNGDPSKDSNRLSFHDSSESARSDKDSSDEDSFVKTGSDGDSDTPSVKSKLVNEKDSKSSMNKNLHHGPDTQSETTGNDKKSGNKNENNNINEKDEDEDAEYDELDDDEEEDSGITTQTLASGATFLIGAQFFSKLVTFTLNQALLRFVSPDLLGVNAQFELFTNTILFFSREAIRLATQRQTLATKSQDVYRFEGGVVHGTQSGTIQEVINIGFVPLFIGVPLAAIISFIYYYTWATTLGQDYIGTSILILAAAAVTELCSEPSFVLAQLLMDFKTRASIESAAITTRCLVTFIFVLLSKKTWGPTIILFALGQLAYSTVTCGLYFVSGLKTSRHQQYRLLYLQAIWTETNQKIYFNEDTKQLAVGMWVQTVFKHVLTEGDKLLVSLVLPITDQGVYALVANYGSLIARLGFLPIEEALRNFFSKLLAVDDGLNNQLTQENASSTTSPSFTRPPSPQPKNNPDSEETTATHTSTVKAADLTLSVTVLSTVLRAYAYLDIIICIFGPLAARYVLSILVSRAWLATDAPRVLASYACYIPFLAINGCLEAFVQSVATVHDLKEQGRVMIAFSVSFAVAGYIFMVLLKLGAQGLIFANMINMSLRILWCVRFTSSYYADSQTDKWAWLRLAIPHKLVLSAATVIAAAAWRLGPAESFRDMIPLATLGGALVAIILFQERNHILNALHRVKRHHD, from the coding sequence ATGTATGGTGGTACTTCGCTAGCAGGAATGCCTTCTCCATATCTAGGACACAATCGTGATCATAGTCGTGGACGTGGCGAGACTAGTCCAGACGGCGCTAGCGGTGACGGGTCTGCCGGAAGCCCATATCGTAACTCGTGGACTCCGGGTTCGGTGAATCAGGTTGATTCTTCGTACAAACAGTACTTACCAGTGCCAATTCCTCCTATCACCACTAACAATTTGGATTCTAATGCCGGTGGACATTCTGGATCCAGTCTTAGTCCAAATGGATATGCTGGTTTGGCTTTAAGTACCTCTCTTGGAAGTGGTGGATCTGGTGTGGGCATTGGTTCGGGTTCTACCTATAGTCCTGGTGCGAGTCCTGGAACTAGCCCCAATACTGGAAATGGCCCTTTTCCTCCGATGCCAAATCCATATTCTCATAATAGGGGTCGTAGTACTGGTACGTTGCCGTCCATTTATATgcctccaccacctcctccaagCACATCTGCAATTTCTCCATCAGCTCCTCTTTATAGAAAGCACTcgagaaagaagagctcACAGGTTCTTGTGCCTCCTATTCAAGTCAGTCGTCGTCGGTCAGTGCGTCATTCGTCAACTTCAAATGCCACCGTTGGCGATGTCGTGCCTCCTGACTCGACTCATTCGGTAAACGGAGATCCGTCAAAAGACTCAAACCGGCTTTCTTTTCATGATTCGAGTGAATCTGCAAGATCCGATAAAGACTCATCTGACGAGGACAGTTTTGTTAAGACCGGTTCAGACGGAGATAGCGACACGCCTTCTGTTAAGAGCAAACTCGTAAATGAAAAGGACTCGAAAAGTAGCATGAATAAAAACTTGCATCACGGACCAGACACTCAAAGTGAAACGACTGGAAATGACAAGAAGTCTGGAAAcaaaaacgaaaacaacaacataAATGAGaaagatgaggatgaagacgCAGAATACGATGAAttagatgatgacgaagaagaagattccGGGATAACTACTCAAACATTAGCTTCTGGTGCGACGTTTCTCATTGGTGCACAATTCTTTTCTAAACTGGTTACTTTTACGTTGAACCAAGCACTATTAAGATTTGTCAGTCCCGATTTACTAGGAGTCAATGCACAATTCGAACTGTTTACAAACACTATTCTATTCTTTTCTCGTGAAGCCATTCGTTTGGCTACTCAAAGACAGACACTTGCCACCAAATCGCAAGATGTCTATAGATTTGAAGGTGGTGTTGTTCATGGAACCCAGTCTGGAACTATTCAAGAGGTCATTAACATTGGATTTGTTCCCCTGTTCATAGGCGTTCCTCTGGCAGCTATCAtctcatttatttattattatacaTGGGCAACTACTCTTGGACAGGATTATATAGGCACATCCATTCTCATTCTTGCGGCAGCCGCTGTAACTGAGCTGTGCTCTGAACCCAGCTTTGTGCTTGCACAACTGTTGATGGACTTCAAGACAAGAGCATCTATTGAATCAGCAGCTATTACCACCAGGTGTTTGGTGACTTTTATATTTGTGCTTCTCTCGAAAAAGACATGGGGTCCGACCATTATTCTATTTGCACTCGGGCAACTAGCCTATAGTACTGTGACTTGTGGACTATATTTCGTCAGTGGACTGAAGACAAGTAGACATCAGCAGTATCGACTCTTGTATCTACAGGCCATCTGGACTgaaacaaaccaaaaaatatatttcaacGAGGATACAAAACAACTAGCAGTGGGAATGTGGGTTCAGACCGTGTTTAAGCACGTTCTAACCGAGGGTGACAAGTTGCTTGTCTCACTTGTTCTGCCAATCACGGATCAAGGAGTATATGCATTGGTTGCCAATTACGGTTCACTCATAGCACGACTAGGTTTCTTACCTATTGAAGAGGCATTGCGAAACTTTTTCTCCAAACTTCTGGCTGTAGACGATGGGTTGAACAACCAATTAACACAAGAAAACGCATCATCCACGACTTCACCATCATTTACTCgaccaccatcaccacaaCCTAAAAACAACCCCGACTCGGAAGAGACAACTGCAACTCACACCTCGACTGTCAAAGCAGCCGACTTGACTCTGTCTGTCACGGTGCTGTCGACAGTACTAAGAGCTTATGCCTACCTGGATATCATCATTTGCATCTTTGGCCCGCTGGCTGCTCGTTATGTGTTAAGCATTCTCGTGTCGAGAGCTTGGCTAGCAACCGATGCGCCTAGAGTGTTGGCCAGTTACGCTTGTTATATCCCCTTTTTGGCCATCAACGGTTGTCTCGAAGCATTTGTCCAGTCGGTGGCCACTGTCCATGATCTCAAAGAACAGGGTCGTGTGATGATTGCcttttcagtttcattTGCTGTTGCCGGGTACATTTTCATGGTGCTGTTAAAACTGGGTGCTCAAGGACTCATCTTTGCCAACATGATCAATATGTCGCTCCGCATTCTCTGGTGTGTTCGATTCACCTCGTCATATTATGCCGACTCGCAAACGGACAAGTGGGCGTGGTTGCGACTGGCCATCCCGCATAAACTCGTCctctcagcagcaaccgTCATCGCAGCAGCGGCCTGGCGCCTCGGCCCCGCCGAGTCCTTCCGCGACATGATCCCACTCGCCACACTCGGAGGTGCTCTCGTCGCCATCATCCTCTTTCAAGAACGTAACCACATCCTTAACGCGCTCCACAGGGTCAAGAGGCACCATGACTAG